One Cupriavidus pauculus genomic window, CTGCCGCGCGAGTGCGATGGCCTCGACGGCTTCACGCAGCTGGCACTGCTGCGCGCAAGCGGTGCGGGCGCGATGAAGCCGGCCGGGGCGAGTCTGGCACCGCATCTGGGCCGGCTGCTCGTGGCGCAGGCCGCGGCGGGCAAGCATGCGGCGAGTGGCAACGCGGCGATTGGCAACGCGGCGATTGGCAACGCGGCGATGGGCAACGCGGCGATGGGCACGGTGTCGCGTATCGACTCGACGCTCGATGCGCGCGTGCAGCGCGTGGCGGTGACGAGCCTCGACCGCCATCTGCGCGAACTCGCGGGCCGCAACGTCGAGGATGGTGCGGTCATCGTGATCGACAACGCGAGCGGCGACGTGCTCGCGTACGTCGGCTCGTCGGGCGTGCTGTCCGCGGCCGCGCAGGTCGATCACGCGGCCGCGCTGCGGCAGGCCGGCTCGACGCTCAAGCCGTTTCTCTACGCGCAGGCGCTAGAGGAGCGGCGCGTGACGGCGGCGTCGCTGCTCGACGATCGTCCCGTCAATCTGCCGACGGGCGGCGGGCTCTATATCCCGCAGAACTACGATCACCAATACGCGGGCTGGGTCAGCCTGCGCGCGGCGCTGGGCGCATCGCTGAATGTGCCCGCCGTGCGCACGCTGGTCATGGTCACGCCGCATCGCTTTCATCGCCGGCTCGTGGCGCTGGGCCTGCCGCTCACGCAGTCGGGCGACTATTACGGTTACAGCCTCGCGCTCGGCAGCGCCGACGTTTCGCTGCTGTCGCTGACGAATGCCTATCGCGCGTTCGCCAATGGCGGTGCCTATAGCGCGCCAAGGCTCCGCGCGGGCGACCCTCGCTCCACGCCGCGCGCGGTGATGCAGCCGGCCGCGGCCTATGTGATCGGCGACGTGCTCTCGGACCGCCATGCGCGCGCGCGTACGTTCGGGCTCGACAGCCCGCTCACCACGCGTTTCTGGACCGCCGTGAAGACGGGCACCAGCAAGGACATGCGCGACAACTGGTGCATCGGCTGGTCGCAGCGCTACACGGTTGGCGTCTGGGTCGGCAACGCGAGCGGCGCGAGCATGCACGATGTCTCGGGCGTGACCGGCGCCGCGCCGGTCTGGCACGACGTGATGGAGGCGCTGCACGGTGCCACGCCGAGCCGTGCGCCGGCCATGCCGGGCGGTGTGCGGCGCATCGGCCTGACGTTCGACCAGAACCTCGAGCCCGCGCGCGAGGAGGTGTTTCTCGACGGCACCGAGATGTCGCGCGTGAGCGTCGCCGCGGCGGCGCCCCGCGATGCCGGCGCCCGCCCGGCCATCGCCAGTCCCGCCAACGGCACGGTGTTCGCGCTCGATCCCGATATCCCGCCACGCGCGCAACGCGTGTGGTTTCACGCGTCGGCCTCCACCGGCGAGGTGGCCACCGGCGTCAGCTGGCGGCTGGACGGCAAGCCGCTCGGACGCGGTGGCGAAGTGGCCTGGCTGCCCTGGCCGGGCCGGCATCAGGTGGAACTCGTCGATGGGACCGGCCGCGTCGTGGACCGCGTCGCCATCGAGGTCCGTGGCGCAAGCGTGCGCGACGCGGCACCGGCGGCCCGGCCGCGCCGGCCCTGACATGGCTTTTGCTCCGCACGTGACCGGCATTTCGTTTCAAATGTGCGTATGCAGCAAACCCCCTCACCCGAAGGGGTCTTTGCGTTTCCGACAAAAACCGTTGCGCGCACGCAGCGGATATTTAAGAAAGACCCGGTAATTTCCGATGTTTTATTGGGTTAACCCGGGCTTTAGGGCGTTCCTTCTACGCATCGTTTTCATGTTTGAAACAGTCGGCGCTTCCGTCACGGGATAATGCGTGCCTTGGAGTAGGTCACATCAAGAGGAGTAAAGAGGAGCTATGAAGAACATCTATAAAAAGATGCTGGTGGCGGCCGCGGCCATGACGCTCGGCGGCTTTGCCCAGGCACAATCCGCGGGCAGCACGGTCGTGAGCATGGGCTGGTTCCGCGTCATGCCCACCGGGTCCAGCGAGAACCTGACCATCGACAGCCTCGCGGGCCGTCCGGTCGGCCAGCAGCGTCCGAACACGGGCGCGAAGATCGATTCGGCCGATACGCTGGGTCTCGCGCTCGATCACTTCTTCACGGACAACATCTCGGCCGAGTTCGTGCTGGGCGTGCCGCCGAAGCATGACGTGAGCGGCGATCGCGGATACGAGAAGTACGGCAAGCTCGGCGAAGTCCGCCAGTGGAGCCCGGCCGTCGTGTTCAAGTGGCACTTTTTCGACGCCAAGACCAAGTTCCGTCCGTACGTGGGCGTCGGCGTGAACTACACGTGGTTCACGGGCGAAACGGTCACGAACCAGAATTTCGTGAACAACGAGTTCGGACCGGGCTCGCGCATGACCGCGAGCGCCACGCCGTCGTGGAACCCCGTATTCAACGTCGGCGCCAACTACAACATCACCGACCGCTGGTCGGTGGGGGTGTCGGTCTCGTACGTGCCGATCTCGACGCGCGGCAACTTCGAAACCACGCTGGCCAACGGCGCGGTCGTGAAGTCGCATACCAAGATCAGCATCGATCCGGTCGTGACGTACCTGAGCGTCGGCTACCGCTTCTGACGCGACCCGCGGGGCATCGGCAAGGAAGAAGGGGCACCGTTCGGTGCCCCTTTCCTGTTATCTGGCCGCCTTCACGGGGTAGCCGGCTTCCTCGATGGCCTTGCGCAGCGCGGCCTGGTCGGCCTGGCTATCGACCTTCACGGCCTGCGTGGGCACATCGGCGGACACGCTGGCGGCCGGATCGACTGCCTGGACCGCGCGGGTGATCGCACCGACACAGTGGTTGCAGGACATGCCTTCGACTTCGAACTGGATCATCTTGAGCTCCGGATTGAGATGGAGGGATTGCACGGAATGGAGTGTGAACCTTCCCACCGTGGGAAGCGCAAGCGGAAAATTGTGGGGGGCCGACCTTGACCTTCCAATGATGGTAAGGTCCACGATGCAGTCGTCGCCACTGCCAATTGCCCGTCCATCATGTCGATTTCCGCCGAACCTTCTGTCGCTTTTGACGCCGCCACCGGCGCGGAGTGGAGTTTTCCCGTCGATGGCATGACGTGCGCGTCCTGCGTGCGCCGCGTCGAGAACGCGCTGGCCAAAGTGCCCGGCGTCAGCGATGCCTCCGTCAACCTTGCCACCGAGCATGTCACGCTGCGCGCCGCGCCCGGTGCCGATGCGGGCGCCGCGCTGTCGGCGGCCGCGCAGGCCGTCACCGACGCCGGCTACGAGGTGCCGCGAGAAACCGTCGAACTGTCCGTGTCCGACATGACGTGCGCGTCGTGCGTGGGCCGCGTGGAGCGCGCGCTGCGCGCGGTGCCCGGCGTCGTCGGGGCCGAGGTCAATCTCGCCACCGAGCGCGCGGCCGTGACCGTGCTGCGCGATGCGGTCTCCACCGACGCGCTCACCCAGGCGGTGACGCGGGCCGGGTACGGCGCCGCGGCCGTCACCGCGCCGGTCGGCACCGAGGCGCCGGCGCGGCACGATTTCTGGTCGAGTCCCTATGCGGTCGCGATTCCCGCGCTGCTGTCGCTGCCGCTCGTCGCGCCGATGGCGCTCGAGTGGTTCGGCGTGCACTGGATGCTGCCGGCATGGGTGCAGTGGTTGCTGGCCACGCCGGTGCAGTTCGTGTTCGGCTGGCGCTTCTACAAGGCCGGGTGGAAGGCCGTGCGCGCGGGCGCCGGCAATATGGACCTGCTCGTCGCGCTCGGCACGTCCGCGGCCTACGGCCTGTCGCTGTGGATGATGGCGACCGCGGGCGAACACCACGCGGGGCATCTCTATTTCGAGAGCGCGGCCGTGGTGATCACGCTCGTGCGGCTCGGCAAGTGGCTCGAGACGCGCGCCAAGCGCCAGACCGCCGACGCGATCCGCGCGCTGGCGGCGCTGCGGCCCGATACCGCGCAGGTGCGCCGTGCCGGGCAGGTCGTCACCGTGCCGCTCGCGGAGGTCCGCGTGGGCGACGAGATCGTGGTGCGCCCCGGCGAACGCGTGCCGGTGGATGCGCGGATCATCGAAGGCAGCAGCCACGTCGATGAATCGATGCTCACGGGCGAGTCCGTACCCGTTGCGCGCGGCGTGGGCGATGCGCTCACCGGTGGCGCCATCAATGCCGAGGGGCTGCTCGTCGCGCGCACGACGGCCGTGGGCGCGGAAACCGTGCTCGCGCGCATCATTCGCATGGTCGAGCATGCGCAGGCCGCCAAGGCGCCGATCCAGCGCCTCGTCGATCGGGTCAGCGCGGTGTTCGTCCCCGTCGTCCTGGTGCTGGCGCTGGCCACGTTGCTCGGCTGGGGATTCGTGGGCGGCGACTGGTCCGCGGCGCTGCTCAATGCCGTAGCCGTGCTCGTGATCGCGTGCCCGTGCGCGCTGGGGCTCGCCACGCCCACCGCGATCATGGCGGGTACCGGTGCCGGCGCGCGCGCGGGCATTCTGATCAAGGACGCCGAGGCGCTTGAAGTGGCGCACCGCGTCTCGGTGGTCGCCTTCGACAAGACGGGCACGCTGACGATCGGCAAGCCCGAGGTTGTCGCGCTGGAAGCCGCGGACGGCGACGAGGCGGGCCTGCTGGCCCAGCTTGCCGCGCTGCAGGCCGGCAGCGAACATCCGCTCGCGCGGGCGGTGCTCGCGGCCGCGCAGGCGCGGGGCATCGCCGCGCCGGCCGCCACCGATGTGCGTGCGCTGCCCGGTCGCGGGATCGAAGGGCAGGTCGGTGGCGTCGCGCTGCAGCTGGGCAGCGAGGGGCTCCGCGCATCGCTCGGCGCCGAACCGGGCGATGCGCTCCAGGCGTCGGCCACCCGGCTGCGTAGCGAAGGGCGGACCGTATCGTGGCTGCTCGATGCGCGCGCGCGGCGCGTGCTCGGCCTGGTCGCCTTTGGCGACGCGCTCAAGCCCACGGCCGCCGCCGCCGTGGCGCGCCTGCGCGCCGCGGGCATCCGCACCGTGATGCTGACCGGCGACAACGCGGGCGCGGCGCGCCATATCGGCGATGCGCTCGGTCTCGACGAGGTACAGGCCGAAGTGCTGCCCGAACACAAGGCCGCGCGCGTGCAGGCGTTGCAGCAGGGCGGAGCGGTCGTGGCGATGGTTGGCGACGGCATCAACGATGCGCCCGCCCTCGCCGCCGCTGACGTGGGTATCGCGATGTCCACCGGTACCGACGTGGCGATGCACGCCGCCGGCATCACGCTGATGCGTGGCGATCCGCTGCTCGTCCCCGATGCCCTCGCCGTGTCCGATCGCACGGTCCGCAAGATCCGCCAGAACCTGTTCTGGGCCTTTATCTATAACGTGATCGGCATCCCGCTCGCGGCGGCCGGTCTGCTCAATCCCGTGGTGGCCGGCGCGGCGATGGCGTTCTCGAGCGTCAGCGTCGTCAGCAATGCGCTGCTGCTGCGCCGCTGGCGCGCGGCGGCCGCGTCCCCCAATGCTTCGTCCCCCGTACAGGAGGCCACATCATGAATATCGGAGAAGCCGCCGACGCCTCGGGCGTCACCGCCAAGATGATCCGGCACTACGAATCGATCGGGCTGCTGGAAACCCCGCCGCGCACGGAGGGCGGCTACCGCCGTTACGATGCGCGCGCGGTCCATACCTTGCGCTTCGTGCGGCGGGCCCGTAATCTCGGATTCTCGCTCGACGAGATTCGCGGGCTGCTGTCGCTGTGGCACGATCGTGCCCGCGCGAGCGCGGATGTGAAAGCGCTCGCATTGCGTCATCTCGACGAACTGGAGACGCGCATCGCGGAGCTGACGGCCATGCGCGATACGCTGCGCGGGCTCGCCGAGTCGTGCAGCGGCGACGATCGGCCCGATTGCCCGATCCTCACCGATTTCGCACGGGAGGACGGCGCGCCGGCGTCGTGTTGTCACACGCAGCCGTAACACGTATCGGTCATAACCCAAAGCAGGCACACCCGGCGAGGAGACAATGGGATGGATGAACCTGTGACGATTACCGAGCGCGACATTCATTCGGCGAATGAAGATGGCGTGGCCGCAAATGCTGCCGCGAGCGCTGCCACGGCGGGCGCGATCCTCCCGATCGAAAGCCGCCAGCGCATGCGCGACGGCACCGAGCTGTCGCTGCGCACGTGGACGCCCGATCCCCGCCGGCACCCCGAACCATTGGGTACGCTGCTGCTGGTACACGGCCTTGGCGAGCACTGCGGCCGCTACCAGCACGTGGCCGAGGTGCTTTGCGGACTGGGTCTGCGCGTGCGCGCCTACGATCACCGGGGCCATGGCCACAGCGGCGGCCCGCGCATGGTGGTCCCCCATGCGGATGCCTATGTCGACGATCTGGCCGAGATCCATGACGGCGCCGTGCGCCAGTGGAACGAACTTCCCATCGTGCTCGGACACAGCATGGGCGGGCTCGTCGCCGCGCGTTTCGCGACGGCACGGGTGCGGCCGATCCGCGCACTGGTCCTGTCTTCGCCGGCGCTTGCGCTGTTCCTTTCGCCGCGCATGCTTACGTTCCAGCGCGTGCTGATGGCGCTGGCCCCACGTCTGCGCGTGCCCACGCAACTCGATGCTAGCGGCCTGTCGCACGACCCCGAGGTCGTGCGCGCATATCGGACCGATCCGCTCGTGCAGTCCACCATCAGCGCGGGCGTGCTCGAAACGTTCGTGCGCGGCATGGCGCAGGCGCAGGCCGATGCGGCGCGGCTCGAAGTGCCGACGCTGATGCTCGTCGCGGGCGCCGATCGCATCGTCGATCCCGCCGGCAGCCGCACCTTCCACGACCACGCGCCCGACGATCTGTGCCGCATGGAATGGTTCGCGGACGGCTACCACGAGCTGTTCAACGAAACGGAGCCACGCCGCGGAGAGGCCTTCGCGGCGCTGACGGACTGGCTGGGGCAGCACCTCGTGCCCCTCCGTTAAGACCCTGACGGCCGCCCCGGTCCAGTCGTGCGATGATCTCCGCATTCCGAAAACAAACCGATGCTGGACCAAAGGGACATGGAGACATACGACTACATCATCGTGGGTGCCGGCTCCGCCGGCTGCGTGCTGGCGAATCGCCTCACGCAGGACACCGACGTCAACGTGCTGCTGCTCGAGGCGGGTGGCAAGGACGACTATCACTGGATCCATATCCCCGTCGGCTATCTGTATTGCATCGGCAATCCGCGCACGGACTGGCTGTACCGCACCGTGGCGGAAGCGGGCCTGAACGGCCGCTCGCTCGGCTATCCGCGCGGCCGCGTGCTCGGCGGTTCGTCGTCGATCAACGGGATGATCTACATGCGCGGCCAGCGCGAGGACTACGACGACTGGGCACGGATCACGGGCGACGACGGCTGGCGCTGGGACAACGTGCTGCCGCTGTTCCGGCGCAGCGAGGACCATTACCGCGGCAATAGCGAGTTCCACGGCGCGGGCGGCGAGTGGCGCGTGGAAGCGCAGCGGCTGCGCTGGGACATTCTCGAACGCTTTATCGATGCCGCCGAGCAGGCCGGCATTCCGCGCACCGACGACTTCAATCGCGGCGACAACTTCGGCGTCGGCTACTTCGAGGTGAATCAGCGGCGCGGCATTCGCTGGAATACGTCGAAAGCGTTCCTGCGCCGCGCGGCCGACCGGCCGAACCTCACCATCGTCACGGGCGCGCAGGTCAGCGCGCTGACATTCGACGACGATGCGGGCGGCCGCCGCTGCACGGGCGTGCGCTATGTGGGCGGCGGCGTCGAGCGCGAAGCGCGCGCGACCGAAGAAGTCATCCTGGCTTCCGGCGCCATCAATTCTCCGCAGCTGCTCGAACTATCCGGCATCGGACAGCCGGAGCGGCTGCAGGCACTCGGCATTCGCGTGCGACACGCACTGGCCGGCGTGGGAGAGAACCTGCAGGACCATCTGCAACTGCGTACGGTGATGAAGGTCGAGGGCGTGCGCACGCTGAACACGCGCGTCGCCAACTGGTGGGGCAAGCTCGGCATCGGGCTGCAGTACGCGTTCAACCAGAGCGGGCCGATGAGCATGGCACCCTCGCAGCTCGGCGCGTTCGCGCGCAGCGATGCGAGCCAGGCACGGCCCAATCTCGAGTACCACGTGCAGCCGCTCTCGCTCGACAAGTTCGGCGATCCGCTGCATGCGTTCAACGCATTCACGGCCAGCGTCTGCAATCTGCGCCCCACGTCGCGCGGCAGCGTGCATATCGAGGACGCGGACTTTCGCCGCGCGCCGCTCATCGCGCCGAACTACCTGTCGACGGAAGCGGATCGCAAGGTCGCGGCCGACTCCATCCGGCTCACGCGGCGCATCGTCGCATCGCCGGCGCTCGCGCCATATCGCCCGCAGGAATGGCTGCCCGGTGCCGCGTTCGAGACGGACGAGCAACTGGCCGAAGCCGCGGGCGCGATCGGCACGACGATCTTCCATCCGGTCGGCACCTGCCGCATGGGCCGCGCCGACGATCGCGATGCCGTGGTCGATGAGCGCCTGCGCGTGATCGGGATCGTCGGCCTGCGCGTCGTCGATGCATCGGTCATGCCGCTGATCACATCGGGCAATACCAACTCGCCCACGATCATGATCGCGGAGCGTGCGAGCGACATGATTCGCGCCGACCGCCAGGCGCGCTCGCGCGGCGCTGCGTCGCATCCCACAGGCGTGTCTTACGCCTAGTGCAAACCCCGATGTTTTGCGACGCAGCAGGCGCACACAATAGTCGCCGGTATACGGTGCCCAAGCCTGCACATACGTGGTGCGGCGCGTTGGATGCCACCGTATGCGGGCGGTAGCCGCACCGCACAAAAAAACAATCCGAAAGGACTAGAAGCGGCAGTATGGCGACAAGCATGGCGACAGCGTGACGACAGCGCGCCGCGGATCCAACCATTGTCAGTGCCGGGCACAACCCGGTAACGCAGCAAGAGGGCGGGCAGGAGACTTATGAGGCCGGACAATACCGAGGACAACATCCTGGAGACCAGGAACCTCACCAAGGAATTCAAGGGGTTCACCGCGGTCAGCGACGTGAACCTGCGCGTGAAGCGTGGATCGATCCATGCACTGATTGGCCCCAACGGCGCCGGCAAGACCACGTGCTTCAACCTGCTGACGAAGTTCCTCGAACCGACGACGGGCACGATCCTGTTCAACGGTATCGACATCACGCGTGAAAAGCCCGCGCAGATCGCGCGCCGCGGCGTCATCCGTTCATTCCAGATCTCCGCCGTGTTTCCGCACCTGACCGTGCGCGAGAACGTGCGCATCGGTCTGCAACGCCAGCTCGGCACCGCGTTCCAGTTCTGGCGCAGCGAGCGTTCGCTCGACGTGCTGAACGATCGCGCGATGGAGCTGCTGGAGCAGGTCGGCCTGACCGAGTTCGCGGAGACCGTCACGGTGAACCTGCCGTACGGCCGCAAGCGCGCGCTCGAGATCGCCACCACGCTCGCGATGGAACCGGAAATGATGCTGCTGGACGAGCCCACGCAGGGCATGGGCCACGAGGACGTGGACCGCGTGACGCAGCTGATCAAGAAGGTCTCCGCGGGCCGCACGATCCTGATGGTCGAGCACAACATGAACGTGGTCTCGTCGATCGCCGACAAGATCACCGTCCTGCAGCGTGGCGCGATTCTCGCCGAAGGCCCGTACGCGGAGGTGTCGAAGGACCCGCGCGTGATGGAAGCGTACATGGGCACGGCGGACGCCGAGCTCCAGGGCGCGCACTGATCAACGGGACCCGACATGGCGAACGACACGACCAACAAGACCGCCGCGCTCGAGATCCGCGATCTGCACGCGTGGTACGGCGAATCGCACATCCTGCACGGCGTGAACCTCACCGTGAACCACGGTGAAGTGGTCACGCTGCTGGGCCGCAACGGCGCGGGCCGCACCACGACGCTGCGCGCGATCATGGGCCTCACGGGCACGCGCAAGGGCTCGATCCAGGTGAACGGGCACGAGACCATCGGCCTGCCCACGCACAAGATCGCGCACTACGGCATCGGCTACTGCCCGGAAGAGCGGGCCATCTTCTCGAGCCTCTCGTGCGAAGAGAACCTGCTGCTGCCGCCGCAGCTGAAGGTGCAGGGTGCCGAGGCCCGGCAGCCGATGAGCGAAGCCGAGATCTACGAGATGTTCCCGAACCTCGCCGAACGCCGGCAGAGTCAGGGCACACGCCTCTCGGGCGGCGAGCAGCAGATGCTGGCCGTCGGCCGCATCCTGCGCACGGGCGCGAACCTGCTGCTGCTCGACGAGATCTCGGAAGGGCTGGCGCCCGTCATCGTGCAGGCGCTCGCGCGCATGATCCTCACGCTCAAGAAGAAGGGCTACACGGTGGTGATGGTGGAGCAGAACTTCCGCTTCGCCGCGCCGCTCGCGGACCGCTTCTACGTGATGGAACACGGCACCATCGTCGAGCGCTTCGCGGCCGACGAGCTGCAGGCCAAGATGCCGGTGCTCAACGAACTGCTTGGGGTCTGATCGCGCGCGGCATGCATGCCGGCGGATCGAACGATTGCTGTAGGCAGGAACGGGTGGCTTCTCGCCGCCGAAACTCAGGAGACAAAACATGAAGATGACTCGGCTGGCGGTCGCGGTTGCGGCGACTGTATTGGGTGCCGTCTCGACGGCTGCTACGGCGCAGGTGTCGAACGACACCGTGAAGATCGGCTTCATCACCGATCTGTCGGGCCTGTACGCCGACATCGACGGACAGGGCGGTCTCGAGGCCATCAAGATGGCCATCGAGGACCATGGCGGCAAGGTGCTGGGCAAGCCGATCGAGCTGCTCTCCGCCGACCACCAGAACAAGGCCGACATCGCCGCCTCCAAGGCGCGCGAATGGATGGACCAGCAGGGCCTCGACCTGCTGGTGGGCGGCACGAACTCCGGTACCGCGCTCGCGATGAACAAGGTCGCTTCCGAGAAGAAGCGCGTGTACATCAACATCGGCGCCGGCACCGCGCGCCTGACCAACGAGGAGTGCTCGCCGTACACGGTGCACTACGCGTATGACACGGTGGCGCTCGCCAAGGGCACCGGCAGCGCGGTGGTCAAGCAGGGCGGCAAGTCGTGGTTCTTCCTGACCGCCGACTACGCGTTCGGCCACTCGCTCGAATCGGACACGGCGGCGGTCGTGAAGGCGAACGGCGGTACCGTGGCCGGCTCCGTGCGCCACCCGCTGTCGGCGTCGGACTTCTCGTCGTTCCTGCTGCAGGCGCAGGCGTCGAAGGCGCAGATCCTGGGTCTTGCGAACGCCGGCGGCGACACGATCAACTCGATCAAGGCGGCGAAGGAATTCGGCATCACCAAGACGATGAAGATCGCGGGCCTGCTGATGTTCATCAACGACGTGCACAGCCTGGGCCTCAAGAACACCGAAGGCCTGCTGATGACGGACAGCTGGTACTGGGACACCAACGACGAGACGCGCAAGTTCGCCAACCGCTATTTCGGCAAGATGAAGAAGATGCCGAGCTCGCTGCAGGCCGCGGACTACTCGTCGGTGTCGAATTACCTGAAGGCCGTCGAGGCCGCCAAGACGGACGATCCGGACAAGGTGATGGCCGAGCTGAAGAAGATGAAGCTCGACGACTTCTACGGCAAGGGCCAGATTCGCCAGGACGGCCGCTACGTCCACGATATGTACCTGATGCAGGTGAAGGCACCGGCCGACTCGAAGAAGCCGTGGGATTACCTGAAGGTCGTGGCGACGATCCCGGGCGACCAGGCCTTCACGACGGTGGCCGACTCGAAGTGCGCGGCGCTGAAGAAGTAATCACGCGTAGCTGATGTTGCTGGGGGAGGGGAGACCCTCCCCCGTCCCGATTCCACTTAGCGTTGCCATGGATATTTTCGGTATTCCTCTTCCCGCCATGTTGTCCCAGCTTCTGCTGGGCCTCGTCAATGGCGCGTTCTACGCGATGCTGAGTCTGGGGCTGGCCGTGATCTTCGGCCTGCTCAACGTGATCAATTTCGCGCACGGTGCGCTGTTCATGCTCGGCGCCGTGCTCGCGTGGGCCGGCATGGAGTATGCGGGCCTCAACTACTGGGTGATGCTCGCACTCTCGCCCCTCGTTGTCGGCGCGCTCGGCGTGATCATCGAGAAGACCATGCTGCGGTGGATCTACAAGCTTGATCACATCTACGGCCTGCTGCTGACGCTCGGCATCACGCTCGTGATCGAGGGCGTGCTCCGCTCCATCTACGGCGTGTCGGGCCTGCCGTATTCGCCGCCAGAAGCGCT contains:
- a CDS encoding ABC transporter ATP-binding protein — protein: MANDTTNKTAALEIRDLHAWYGESHILHGVNLTVNHGEVVTLLGRNGAGRTTTLRAIMGLTGTRKGSIQVNGHETIGLPTHKIAHYGIGYCPEERAIFSSLSCEENLLLPPQLKVQGAEARQPMSEAEIYEMFPNLAERRQSQGTRLSGGEQQMLAVGRILRTGANLLLLDEISEGLAPVIVQALARMILTLKKKGYTVVMVEQNFRFAAPLADRFYVMEHGTIVERFAADELQAKMPVLNELLGV
- a CDS encoding ABC transporter substrate-binding protein — protein: MKMTRLAVAVAATVLGAVSTAATAQVSNDTVKIGFITDLSGLYADIDGQGGLEAIKMAIEDHGGKVLGKPIELLSADHQNKADIAASKAREWMDQQGLDLLVGGTNSGTALAMNKVASEKKRVYINIGAGTARLTNEECSPYTVHYAYDTVALAKGTGSAVVKQGGKSWFFLTADYAFGHSLESDTAAVVKANGGTVAGSVRHPLSASDFSSFLLQAQASKAQILGLANAGGDTINSIKAAKEFGITKTMKIAGLLMFINDVHSLGLKNTEGLLMTDSWYWDTNDETRKFANRYFGKMKKMPSSLQAADYSSVSNYLKAVEAAKTDDPDKVMAELKKMKLDDFYGKGQIRQDGRYVHDMYLMQVKAPADSKKPWDYLKVVATIPGDQAFTTVADSKCAALKK